One Oncorhynchus kisutch isolate 150728-3 linkage group LG13, Okis_V2, whole genome shotgun sequence DNA window includes the following coding sequences:
- the LOC109902677 gene encoding transcription factor AP-1, whose protein sequence is MSTKMETTFYDDSHNAFSQHQNAGYGYNPKALKHSMTLNLADPTITLKPHLQAKASDILTSPDVQLLKLASPELERLIIQSSNGLITTTPTPTQFLCPRNVTDEQEGFAEGFVRALAELHHQHVLPNAPGVPVTSTGQTRINNSTTLPPVCSVAGSTVYNNVAMRSESPVYENLNTFTPAVTTNLAPGYTTSVPAMSFPSAPPQLPIYGQQSHPHPRLTALKEEPQTVPEMLGETPPLSPIDMENQERIKAERKRMRNRVAASKCRKRKLERISRLEDKVKNLKTQNSDLASTANMLREQVAQLKQKVMNHVNSGCQLMLTQQLQTF, encoded by the coding sequence ATGTCTACCAAGATGGAAACTACTTTCTACGACGACTCGCATAACGCTTTCTCCCAGCATCAGAACGCGGGCTACGGATACAACCCCAAAGCTCTGAAACACAGCATGACACTGAACCTGGCTGACCCAACCATCACACTCAAACCTCACCTCCAGGCTAAAGCCAGCGATATCCTCACCTCTCCGGATGTGCAGCTCCTCAAACTTGCCTCCCCAGAGTTGGAGCGCCTCATCATTCAGTCCAGCAACGGCCTGATCACCACCACACCTACCCCGACGCAGTTCCTCTGTCCGAGGAACGTGACTGATGAGCAGGAGGGCTTTGCCGAGGGGTTCGTTAGAGCTCTGGCGGAGCTCCATCATCAACACGTCTTGCCCAACGCACCTGGGGTCCCAGTCACCTCCACCGGGCAGACAAGAATCAACAACTCGACCACACTCCCACCTGTTTGCTCCGTGGCTGGGAGCACTGTTTATAACAACGTAGCCATGCGCTCTGAGTCACCTGTCTACGAAAACTTGAACACTTTCACCCCGGCTGTCACCACCAACTTAGCCCCGGGTTACACCACCTCAGTGCCGGCTATGAGCTTCCCCTCTGCCCCGCCTCAGCTCCCCATCTATGGGCAGCAGTCTCACCCCCACCCCAGGCTCACAGCCCTGAAAGAGGAGCCCCAGACGGTACCTGAGATGCTAGGGGagacccctccactctctcccatcGACATGGAGAATCAGGAGAGGATCAAAGCCGAGAGGAAGCGCATGAGGAACCGCGTCGCCGCTTCCAAGTGCAGGAAGCGGAAGCTAGAGCGCATCTCCCGGTTGGAGGACAAGGTGAAGAACCTGAAGACTCAGAACTCCGACCTGGCTTCCACAGCCAACATGCTGAGGGAACAGGTAGCCCAGCTCAAACAGAAGGTGATGAACCATGTTAACAGCGGCTGTCAACTCATGCTAACGCAGCAGCTCCAGACCttctga
- the si:dkey-86e18.1 gene encoding uncharacterized protein si:dkey-86e18.1 isoform X5 codes for MGIRDREKRPSMIYTEGRIKDVHEPRPKLSTLNSASSIKKWIPSIKNEIEYYLQQSQLSHYPERKIAEFQLSIQGLEKEYKRFICKLQALDPTCKHQPWSPRAYTKRSSDTRISPNTAKKPRGLQSCDLSRPVGGAQSNWVVKRTGSDATSASENKVHFHQSGTFLSTFPVDLTNPSPESTNPDQDQPLNFDRTRLAVVLAGSRGPLQPGSSHTQSLARVLLSGLPNLHSSPLGRAIAAQDRDNTGAERRDSTGAGGAHSTVNDEKSTGHVLGLGCYSSSDDEADT; via the exons atgggcatccgtgacagggagaagcgtccatccatgatTTATACAG AGGGCCGTATCAAAGATGTTCATGAACCTAGACCCAAACTG TCAACACTCAATTCAGCCTCCTCCATTAAAAAGTGGATCCCAAGCATCAAGAATGAAATCGAGTATTATCTGCAG cagtCCCAGTTGTCTCACTACCCTGAGAGGAAGATAGCAGAGTTCCAGCTGAGCATCCAGGGGCTGGAGAAAGAGTATAAACGCTTCATCTGTAAACTGCAAGCCCTGGACCCGACCTGTAAACACCAGCCCTGGTCACCTAGAGCATACACCAAGAGGAGTTCAGACACACGCATCTCCCCCAACACCG CCAAGAAACCACGCGGTCTCCAGTCATGTGATCTGAGCAGGCCGGTGGGTGGAGCACAGAGTAACTGGGTCGTTAAAAGAACAGGAAGTGATGCAACGTCAGCCTCTGAGAACAAGGTACACTTCCACCAATCAGGGACTTTCCTCAGCACATTTCCAGTTGACCTGACTAATCCCAGCCCAGAGTCCACCAATCCAGATCAGGACCAGCCCCTGAACTTTGATCGCACCCGTCTTGCGGTGGTTCTAGCTGGGTCCAGAGGCCCATTACAACCAGGGTCGTCTCACACTCAGAGCCTGGCCAGGGTGCTGCTCTCTGGGCTACCCAACCTCCACAGCTCCCCACTGGGAAGGGCCATTGCTGCACAGGACAGAGACAATACAGGGGCGGAGAGACGAGACAGCACAGGGGCAGGTGGAGCCCATAGCACCGTTAATGATGAAAAGAGCACAGGGCATGTACTGGGACTAGgctgctactcctcctcagacgatgAAGCCGACACATGA
- the si:dkey-86e18.1 gene encoding uncharacterized protein si:dkey-86e18.1 isoform X1 — MTEEWEYILIYLVVYVPCSVIYFPLVHCLTPTQLVTTIHFFVCNVSSPIYPKKKNVAGKLACPSQMARNEEKQLGKLNRLWLQKERDEGRIKDVHEPRPKLSTLNSASSIKKWIPSIKNEIEYYLQQSQLSHYPERKIAEFQLSIQGLEKEYKRFICKLQALDPTCKHQPWSPRAYTKRSSDTRISPNTGNSWFLSSVAKKPRGLQSCDLSRPVGGAQSNWVVKRTGSDATSASENKVHFHQSGTFLSTFPVDLTNPSPESTNPDQDQPLNFDRTRLAVVLAGSRGPLQPGSSHTQSLARVLLSGLPNLHSSPLGRAIAAQDRDNTGAERRDSTGAGGAHSTVNDEKSTGHVLGLGCYSSSDDEADT, encoded by the exons ATGACAGAGGAGTGGGAATATATACTTATATATTTAGTCGTTTATGTTCCCTGCAGTGTAATTTACTTTCCTTTAGTTCATTGTTTAACCCCCACCCAATTGGTGACGACAATACACTTTTTTGTGTGTAACGTTAGTTCGCCAATATACCCAAAGAAGAAGAATGTCGCTGGTAAATTAGCGTGTCCCTCCCAAATGGCTAGAAACGAGGAGAAACAACTGGGGAAATTGAACAGATTATGGCTTCAAAAAGAAAGAGATG AGGGCCGTATCAAAGATGTTCATGAACCTAGACCCAAACTG TCAACACTCAATTCAGCCTCCTCCATTAAAAAGTGGATCCCAAGCATCAAGAATGAAATCGAGTATTATCTGCAG cagtCCCAGTTGTCTCACTACCCTGAGAGGAAGATAGCAGAGTTCCAGCTGAGCATCCAGGGGCTGGAGAAAGAGTATAAACGCTTCATCTGTAAACTGCAAGCCCTGGACCCGACCTGTAAACACCAGCCCTGGTCACCTAGAGCATACACCAAGAGGAGTTCAGACACACGCATCTCCCCCAACACCG gtaattcCTGGTTTCTCTCATCTGTAGCCAAGAAACCACGCGGTCTCCAGTCATGTGATCTGAGCAGGCCGGTGGGTGGAGCACAGAGTAACTGGGTCGTTAAAAGAACAGGAAGTGATGCAACGTCAGCCTCTGAGAACAAGGTACACTTCCACCAATCAGGGACTTTCCTCAGCACATTTCCAGTTGACCTGACTAATCCCAGCCCAGAGTCCACCAATCCAGATCAGGACCAGCCCCTGAACTTTGATCGCACCCGTCTTGCGGTGGTTCTAGCTGGGTCCAGAGGCCCATTACAACCAGGGTCGTCTCACACTCAGAGCCTGGCCAGGGTGCTGCTCTCTGGGCTACCCAACCTCCACAGCTCCCCACTGGGAAGGGCCATTGCTGCACAGGACAGAGACAATACAGGGGCGGAGAGACGAGACAGCACAGGGGCAGGTGGAGCCCATAGCACCGTTAATGATGAAAAGAGCACAGGGCATGTACTGGGACTAGgctgctactcctcctcagacgatgAAGCCGACACATGA
- the si:dkey-86e18.1 gene encoding uncharacterized protein si:dkey-86e18.1 isoform X4 translates to MTEEWEYILIYLVVYVPCSVIYFPLVHCLTPTQLVTTIHFFVCNVSSPIYPKKKNVAGKLACPSQMARNEEKQLGKLNRLWLQKERDEGRIKDVHEPRPKLSTLNSASSIKKWIPSIKNEIEYYLQQSQLSHYPERKIAEFQLSIQGLEKEYKRFICKLQALDPTCKHQPWSPRAYTKRSSDTRISPNTAKKPRGLQSCDLSRPVGGAQSNWVVKRTGSDATSASENKVHFHQSGTFLSTFPVDLTNPSPESTNPDQDQPLNFDRTRLAVVLAGSRGPLQPGSSHTQSLARVLLSGLPNLHSSPLGRAIAAQDRDNTGAERRDSTGAGGAHSTVNDEKSTGHVLGLGCYSSSDDEADT, encoded by the exons ATGACAGAGGAGTGGGAATATATACTTATATATTTAGTCGTTTATGTTCCCTGCAGTGTAATTTACTTTCCTTTAGTTCATTGTTTAACCCCCACCCAATTGGTGACGACAATACACTTTTTTGTGTGTAACGTTAGTTCGCCAATATACCCAAAGAAGAAGAATGTCGCTGGTAAATTAGCGTGTCCCTCCCAAATGGCTAGAAACGAGGAGAAACAACTGGGGAAATTGAACAGATTATGGCTTCAAAAAGAAAGAGATG AGGGCCGTATCAAAGATGTTCATGAACCTAGACCCAAACTG TCAACACTCAATTCAGCCTCCTCCATTAAAAAGTGGATCCCAAGCATCAAGAATGAAATCGAGTATTATCTGCAG cagtCCCAGTTGTCTCACTACCCTGAGAGGAAGATAGCAGAGTTCCAGCTGAGCATCCAGGGGCTGGAGAAAGAGTATAAACGCTTCATCTGTAAACTGCAAGCCCTGGACCCGACCTGTAAACACCAGCCCTGGTCACCTAGAGCATACACCAAGAGGAGTTCAGACACACGCATCTCCCCCAACACCG CCAAGAAACCACGCGGTCTCCAGTCATGTGATCTGAGCAGGCCGGTGGGTGGAGCACAGAGTAACTGGGTCGTTAAAAGAACAGGAAGTGATGCAACGTCAGCCTCTGAGAACAAGGTACACTTCCACCAATCAGGGACTTTCCTCAGCACATTTCCAGTTGACCTGACTAATCCCAGCCCAGAGTCCACCAATCCAGATCAGGACCAGCCCCTGAACTTTGATCGCACCCGTCTTGCGGTGGTTCTAGCTGGGTCCAGAGGCCCATTACAACCAGGGTCGTCTCACACTCAGAGCCTGGCCAGGGTGCTGCTCTCTGGGCTACCCAACCTCCACAGCTCCCCACTGGGAAGGGCCATTGCTGCACAGGACAGAGACAATACAGGGGCGGAGAGACGAGACAGCACAGGGGCAGGTGGAGCCCATAGCACCGTTAATGATGAAAAGAGCACAGGGCATGTACTGGGACTAGgctgctactcctcctcagacgatgAAGCCGACACATGA
- the si:dkey-86e18.1 gene encoding uncharacterized protein si:dkey-86e18.1 isoform X3, whose translation MGIRDREKRPSMIYTEGRIKDVHEPRPKLSTLNSASSIKKWIPSIKNEIEYYLQQSQLSHYPERKIAEFQLSIQGLEKEYKRFICKLQALDPTCKHQPWSPRAYTKRSSDTRISPNTGNSWFLSSVAKKPRGLQSCDLSRPVGGAQSNWVVKRTGSDATSASENKVHFHQSGTFLSTFPVDLTNPSPESTNPDQDQPLNFDRTRLAVVLAGSRGPLQPGSSHTQSLARVLLSGLPNLHSSPLGRAIAAQDRDNTGAERRDSTGAGGAHSTVNDEKSTGHVLGLGCYSSSDDEADT comes from the exons atgggcatccgtgacagggagaagcgtccatccatgatTTATACAG AGGGCCGTATCAAAGATGTTCATGAACCTAGACCCAAACTG TCAACACTCAATTCAGCCTCCTCCATTAAAAAGTGGATCCCAAGCATCAAGAATGAAATCGAGTATTATCTGCAG cagtCCCAGTTGTCTCACTACCCTGAGAGGAAGATAGCAGAGTTCCAGCTGAGCATCCAGGGGCTGGAGAAAGAGTATAAACGCTTCATCTGTAAACTGCAAGCCCTGGACCCGACCTGTAAACACCAGCCCTGGTCACCTAGAGCATACACCAAGAGGAGTTCAGACACACGCATCTCCCCCAACACCG gtaattcCTGGTTTCTCTCATCTGTAGCCAAGAAACCACGCGGTCTCCAGTCATGTGATCTGAGCAGGCCGGTGGGTGGAGCACAGAGTAACTGGGTCGTTAAAAGAACAGGAAGTGATGCAACGTCAGCCTCTGAGAACAAGGTACACTTCCACCAATCAGGGACTTTCCTCAGCACATTTCCAGTTGACCTGACTAATCCCAGCCCAGAGTCCACCAATCCAGATCAGGACCAGCCCCTGAACTTTGATCGCACCCGTCTTGCGGTGGTTCTAGCTGGGTCCAGAGGCCCATTACAACCAGGGTCGTCTCACACTCAGAGCCTGGCCAGGGTGCTGCTCTCTGGGCTACCCAACCTCCACAGCTCCCCACTGGGAAGGGCCATTGCTGCACAGGACAGAGACAATACAGGGGCGGAGAGACGAGACAGCACAGGGGCAGGTGGAGCCCATAGCACCGTTAATGATGAAAAGAGCACAGGGCATGTACTGGGACTAGgctgctactcctcctcagacgatgAAGCCGACACATGA
- the si:dkey-86e18.1 gene encoding uncharacterized protein si:dkey-86e18.1 isoform X2 — protein MTEEWEYILIYLVVYVPCSVIYFPLVHCLTPTQLVTTIHFFVCNVSSPIYPKKKNVAGKLACPSQMARNEEKQLGKLNRLWLQKERDEGRIKDVHEPRPKLSTLNSASSIKKWIPSIKNEIEYYLQSQLSHYPERKIAEFQLSIQGLEKEYKRFICKLQALDPTCKHQPWSPRAYTKRSSDTRISPNTGNSWFLSSVAKKPRGLQSCDLSRPVGGAQSNWVVKRTGSDATSASENKVHFHQSGTFLSTFPVDLTNPSPESTNPDQDQPLNFDRTRLAVVLAGSRGPLQPGSSHTQSLARVLLSGLPNLHSSPLGRAIAAQDRDNTGAERRDSTGAGGAHSTVNDEKSTGHVLGLGCYSSSDDEADT, from the exons ATGACAGAGGAGTGGGAATATATACTTATATATTTAGTCGTTTATGTTCCCTGCAGTGTAATTTACTTTCCTTTAGTTCATTGTTTAACCCCCACCCAATTGGTGACGACAATACACTTTTTTGTGTGTAACGTTAGTTCGCCAATATACCCAAAGAAGAAGAATGTCGCTGGTAAATTAGCGTGTCCCTCCCAAATGGCTAGAAACGAGGAGAAACAACTGGGGAAATTGAACAGATTATGGCTTCAAAAAGAAAGAGATG AGGGCCGTATCAAAGATGTTCATGAACCTAGACCCAAACTG TCAACACTCAATTCAGCCTCCTCCATTAAAAAGTGGATCCCAAGCATCAAGAATGAAATCGAGTATTATCTGCAG tCCCAGTTGTCTCACTACCCTGAGAGGAAGATAGCAGAGTTCCAGCTGAGCATCCAGGGGCTGGAGAAAGAGTATAAACGCTTCATCTGTAAACTGCAAGCCCTGGACCCGACCTGTAAACACCAGCCCTGGTCACCTAGAGCATACACCAAGAGGAGTTCAGACACACGCATCTCCCCCAACACCG gtaattcCTGGTTTCTCTCATCTGTAGCCAAGAAACCACGCGGTCTCCAGTCATGTGATCTGAGCAGGCCGGTGGGTGGAGCACAGAGTAACTGGGTCGTTAAAAGAACAGGAAGTGATGCAACGTCAGCCTCTGAGAACAAGGTACACTTCCACCAATCAGGGACTTTCCTCAGCACATTTCCAGTTGACCTGACTAATCCCAGCCCAGAGTCCACCAATCCAGATCAGGACCAGCCCCTGAACTTTGATCGCACCCGTCTTGCGGTGGTTCTAGCTGGGTCCAGAGGCCCATTACAACCAGGGTCGTCTCACACTCAGAGCCTGGCCAGGGTGCTGCTCTCTGGGCTACCCAACCTCCACAGCTCCCCACTGGGAAGGGCCATTGCTGCACAGGACAGAGACAATACAGGGGCGGAGAGACGAGACAGCACAGGGGCAGGTGGAGCCCATAGCACCGTTAATGATGAAAAGAGCACAGGGCATGTACTGGGACTAGgctgctactcctcctcagacgatgAAGCCGACACATGA